A region of Crenobacter cavernae DNA encodes the following proteins:
- a CDS encoding substrate-binding periplasmic protein, which yields MALLWGGLALAAAGLKPLVIGVERFDHSPHFDGSHGDYRGFARELLDLFGKSRGYAIQYRALPIPDLYQAFFVSHDVDAKFPDNPSWMPARRKPFHVSYSAGVIDFTEGVMLRSAALGKEVSTLRRLGTIQGFDPVPYRQKIQTGQMTVSRFGDVDSMLQAAVKGEIDGAYLNVAVAAYRLRQAGQADALQFNPEWPHAVGSYALSSVTRPDVIRDFDAFLHGEKAAIDQLRKKHGIVFLPPVSASPGLAEPAQRRALTSRPYLTLCHDHLPPYAVGHGRWIGDGSKFRATRRVFREAGLQLRVLQLPWARCLSEAALGRVDGVLPTFRTSEREQKFVFSEPVVQQEMAFFYTRKHYPNGLSWKNYSELRGARLGMLLGGSVDTQMERTLADGGVVNRVVDAETLMRLLALGRLDLVALDRQAGLYELQRLGLGKRLTASEKLVSVRPAAIALSRESGAAQLMPRINAAIARLRAQGRLAGD from the coding sequence GTGGCTTTGCTTTGGGGGGGGCTGGCGCTGGCGGCGGCAGGACTCAAACCACTGGTGATCGGCGTGGAGCGCTTCGATCATTCGCCGCATTTCGACGGTTCGCACGGCGATTATCGTGGTTTCGCGCGCGAACTGTTGGATCTGTTCGGCAAGAGCCGCGGGTATGCCATCCAGTATCGCGCCTTGCCCATTCCCGATCTCTACCAGGCGTTTTTCGTCTCACACGACGTCGACGCCAAGTTTCCCGACAACCCGTCCTGGATGCCGGCACGGCGCAAACCGTTCCATGTCAGTTATTCGGCCGGCGTGATCGACTTCACGGAAGGGGTGATGTTGCGGTCGGCGGCGCTCGGCAAGGAGGTGTCGACGTTGCGCCGACTCGGTACGATCCAGGGCTTCGACCCGGTGCCATACCGGCAGAAGATCCAGACCGGCCAGATGACAGTGAGCCGCTTCGGCGACGTCGACTCAATGCTGCAGGCCGCCGTGAAGGGCGAAATCGATGGAGCGTACCTGAATGTCGCTGTCGCCGCCTACCGCTTGCGTCAGGCCGGTCAAGCCGATGCCTTGCAGTTCAACCCGGAGTGGCCACATGCGGTCGGCAGCTACGCCTTGTCGAGCGTCACTCGTCCAGACGTCATCCGCGATTTCGACGCCTTCCTGCATGGCGAAAAGGCAGCGATCGATCAGCTCAGAAAAAAACACGGCATCGTCTTCCTGCCGCCGGTCTCGGCGTCGCCAGGGTTGGCCGAGCCTGCGCAGAGGCGCGCGCTGACGTCGCGCCCCTACCTGACGCTGTGTCACGACCATCTGCCTCCGTACGCAGTCGGGCACGGGCGCTGGATTGGCGATGGTTCCAAGTTCCGTGCCACACGCCGAGTTTTTCGGGAGGCCGGGCTGCAGCTGCGCGTACTGCAGCTGCCCTGGGCGCGCTGCCTGTCCGAGGCGGCACTAGGCAGGGTGGACGGTGTGCTGCCGACGTTCCGGACGTCCGAGCGCGAACAGAAGTTCGTGTTCAGCGAACCGGTGGTGCAGCAGGAAATGGCGTTCTTCTACACACGAAAGCATTACCCGAATGGGCTCAGCTGGAAGAATTACAGCGAGCTGCGCGGTGCACGGCTTGGCATGCTGCTCGGCGGCAGCGTCGACACGCAGATGGAGCGCACTTTGGCCGACGGGGGCGTGGTGAATCGGGTGGTCGACGCCGAGACGCTGATGCGCTTGCTGGCGCTCGGCCGGCTCGACCTGGTTGCGCTCGATCGGCAGGCCGGCCTATACGAATTGCAGCGCCTCGGGCTCGGCAAG